The following are encoded in a window of Saccharothrix longispora genomic DNA:
- the pcaD gene encoding 3-oxoadipate enol-lactonase, whose product MTLHHVLSGPPDAPVVVLGPSLGTTTALWEPQLAALESRFRVLRYDHRGHGGSPSAPGPCRIEDLAGDVLALLDALDLPRVSYCGVSLGGMVGMWLAGHAPERVERLVLCCTTASFTDPGPWLERAAAVRAAGTGSIAPSVVGRWFTPAFREAHPDVAPAFEAGLSAVDDEGYAACCEALASLDLRSVLPAIGAPTAVVAGVHDGATPPSWGRAIADAVPGASFHLVEGAHLANVEAADAVSAILGEHL is encoded by the coding sequence GTGACGCTCCACCACGTGCTGAGCGGACCGCCGGACGCGCCGGTGGTCGTGCTCGGCCCGTCGCTGGGCACCACCACCGCGCTGTGGGAGCCGCAGCTGGCCGCGCTGGAGTCCCGGTTCCGGGTGCTGCGCTACGACCACCGCGGCCACGGCGGCAGCCCTTCCGCGCCGGGGCCGTGCCGGATCGAGGACCTCGCCGGCGACGTGCTCGCGCTGCTCGACGCGCTCGACCTGCCCCGCGTGTCCTACTGCGGCGTGTCGCTGGGCGGCATGGTCGGCATGTGGCTCGCCGGGCACGCGCCCGAGCGGGTCGAGCGGCTGGTGCTGTGCTGCACCACGGCGTCGTTCACCGACCCGGGTCCGTGGCTGGAGCGGGCGGCGGCCGTGCGGGCCGCCGGCACCGGCTCCATCGCGCCCTCCGTGGTGGGCCGCTGGTTCACCCCCGCGTTCCGCGAGGCGCACCCGGACGTGGCGCCCGCGTTCGAGGCCGGCCTGTCCGCCGTGGACGACGAGGGCTACGCGGCCTGCTGCGAGGCGCTGGCGTCACTGGACCTGCGGTCCGTGCTGCCCGCGATCGGGGCGCCCACCGCGGTCGTCGCGGGCGTCCACGACGGGGCCACGCCGCCGTCGTGGGGGCGGGCGATCGCCGACGCGGTCCCCGGCGCCTCCTTCCACCTCGTGGAGGGCGCGCACCTGGCGAACGTGGAGGCGGCGGACGCGGTGTCGGCGATCCTGGGGGAGCACCTGTGA